In the Helianthus annuus cultivar XRQ/B chromosome 11, HanXRQr2.0-SUNRISE, whole genome shotgun sequence genome, one interval contains:
- the LOC110890346 gene encoding uncharacterized protein LOC110890346, producing the protein MDFPNDIVQPPPPPPPPTRRRRRRNRRPPTRRNRRPPHSTTTTDGDGSFGLSDSDAPSSSSARMDSECGSSGIFSYNPSRIESSSDEIDLESGELEMKVHCLVKNEKLCRICHLNFEICGGDTAEDDGGGGGEIELGCKCKGDLGAAHKQCAETWFKIKGNMTCEICGAIAQNVGGEQNNETSHTTAETEPTAAGPMVVPTEPARTFWRGRRIMNILLGCMVFAFIISWLFHFNVLP; encoded by the exons ATGGATTTCCCAAACGACATCGTtcaacccccacccccaccaccacctccaACTCGCCGCCGTCGCCGCCGCAACCGTCGTCCTCCCACCCGCCGCAACCGCCGTCCTccccactccaccaccaccaccgacgGCGACGGCAGCTTCGGCTTATCCGACTCCGACGCGCCGTCATCGTCATCGGCGCGTATGGACTCCGAATGCGGTTCTTCTGGAATCTTCTCGTATAATCCTAGCCGAATTGAGTCTTCTTCGGATGAGATTGATCTGGAGAGTGGTGAGTTGGAGATGAAGGTGCATTGTTTAGTAAAAAATGAGAAGCTGTGTCGGATTTGTCACCTGAATTTTGAGATTTGCGGTGGTGATACGGCGGAagacgacggtggtggtggtggtgagattGAGTTGGGGTGTAAGTGTAAGGGGGATCTTGGTGCTGCTCATAAACAATGTGCGGAAACTTGGTTTAAAATCAAGGGGAATAT GACTTGTGAGATATGTGGCGCAATAGCACAAAATGTAGGCGGGGAGCAGAACAATGAGACAAGCCACACCACGGCTGAAACCGAGCCAACAGCTGCAGGGCCCATGGTAGTCCCTACGGAGCCAGCACGTACTTTCTGGCGAGGTCGCAGAATCATGAATATCTTGTTGGGTTGCATGGTTTTTGCGTTCATTATTTCTTGGCTCTTTCACTTCAATGTATTGCCTTAA
- the LOC110890344 gene encoding UDP-glycosyltransferase 76H1 has translation MEQGEMAEHGGRRPRLVLTASPLQGHMTPMLHLATFLHSKGFSITIAHSELNRPDPSNHPAFTFLPLLDHLSVTPGFANAVQFLQALNDNCRQHFQEHLVQIINAQKDASQKESIVIIYDNLMYFAGSVAGDLGLPSIILRTSSASTFPAIKIIPQLHQEGRLPVQDSMLQEIVSELHPLRYKDLPFISLPIQQTLELVNMIMPKTPPSAYMWNTLEFLEPSALTQIRNNYHVPIFTVGPLHKISPTPSSTSFLKEDSSCISWLDKQASKSVMYVSLGSLAKADDKVITEMAWGLANSNQPFLWVVRPASIKGFEWIEFLPEGLVTEMKERGLIVKWAPQKEVLAHFAIGGFWSHCGWNSTLESLSEGVPMLCHPFDADQKVNSRYLSDVWKMGFEIVVERGEIEGAIRRLLVSKEGEEMKQRALEIQEKVKVGVCHGGSSHNSLKELVDFILSL, from the exons ATGGAACAGGGAGAGATGGCGGAGCACGGCGGAAGACGGCCGCGATTGGTGTTAACAGCAAGTCCACTTCAAGGCCACATGACCCCCATGCTCCACCTTGCCACCTTCCTTCATTCCAAAGGCTTCTCCATAACCATTGCTCATTCCGAGTTGAACCGCCCCGATCCTTCAAACCATCCTGCTTTCACCTTCCTCCCTCTACTTGACCACTTATCTGTCACCCCTGGCTTCGCCAACGCGGTCCAGTTCTTGCAAGCTCTCAATGATAACTGCAGACAACATTTCCAGGAACACCTTGTTCAGATTATTAATGCACAAAAGGACGCATCTCAGAAGGAATCAATAGTTATTATCTATGATAATCTTATGTATTTTGCTGGATCTGTTGCTGGCGATTTGGGTCTACCCTCCATCATCTTGCGCACCAGCAGTGCATCTACCTTCCCTGCGATCAAGATCATCCCACAGCTCCATCAAGAAGGTCGACTTCCTGTACAAG ATTCTATGTTGCAGGAAATAGTTTCAGAATTACATCCCCTAAGATATAAAGATCTACCCTTTATTAGTCTCCCAATACAACAAACACTTGAATTGGTCAACATGATCATGCCCAAGACACCTCCATCTGCCTATATGTGGAACACCCTCGAATTTCTTGAACCATCGGCATTGACCCAGATCCGCAATAACTACCACGTTCCAATTTTTACCGTTGGACCATTGCACAAAATAAGCCCAACACCTTCCAGTACTAGCTTTCTCAAAGAGGATTCAAGTTGCATCTCATGGCTAGATAAACAAGCATCCAAATCAGTGATGTATGTGAGCTTAGGAAGCTTAGCAAAGGCAGATGACAAAGTAATAACTGAAATGGCATGGGGTCTAGCCAATAGTAACCAGCCATTCCTGTGGGTGGTTCGACCCGCTTCGATTAAAGGGTTCGAGTGGATTGAGTTTTTGCCAGAGGGTTTGGTGACTGAGATGAAGGAGAGAGGTTTGATCGTAAAATGGGCACCGCAGAAGGAAGTTTTGGCACATTTTGCAATTGGAGGGTTTTGGAGCCATTGCGGTTGGAATTCGACATTGGAAAGCTTGTCTGAAGGGGTTCCGATGTTGTGCCACCCGTTTGACGCGGACCAAAAGGTTAACTCTAGGTATTTGAGTGATGTGTGGAAGATGGGTTTCGAAATTGTCGTGGAGAGAGGGGAGATTGAAGGTGCGATCAGAAGACTTTTGGTGAGTAAAGAAGGGGAAGAAATGAAGCAGAGAGCGTTGGAGATTCAAGAAAAGGTTAAAGTTGGAGTATGCCATGGTGGTTCTTCACATAACTCTTTAAAGGAGTTGGTAGACTTCATTCTATCATTATAA